The proteins below are encoded in one region of Fibrella aestuarina BUZ 2:
- a CDS encoding TonB-dependent receptor, translating into MKTRLLVAWLGCLWVSGAYSQSKSTLNVPTVTISGYVREAGSQEALIGVNVYQSNDPTDRSRPDRSRPDRTRPGTTTNTYGFYSLTVPAQDSLQLTYSMVGYAVEQPRIGAQKSQTVNVFLVAGKQLSEVVVRSSRADEKVSETAQMSQIELPIAQIKKVPALLGEKDVLKVLQLMPGVQKGSEGQSGLYVRGGGPDQNLIVLDDAVVYNASHLFGFFSVFNGDALKSVELTKGGFPARYGGRLSSVIDLNMKDGNKEKLHGEGGIGLIASRLTLEGPLTKKKSGPGSTSFLLSGRRTYLDVIAAPLIAAESNGRNTAGYYFYDLNAKVNTELGPKDKLYLSGYFGRDKFYAIDKSSNSNSKSDIGLGWGNATGTLRWNHLFSDKVFGNASFIYSNYDFSISSDETTTSQQSVDEFSLRYTSGIRDLGAKYDLDIYPNPQHSIRVGVQATAHQFTPSAIVVKNTDIKENRRDVETIDVTEAGVYAEDTWKPTDAWRVNAGLRLSAFVHKAVTYLRPEPRLSVAYIIKPDLSVKASYALMNQYVHLLSNTGIGLPTDLWVPTTDRIRPQQSQQWAVGLAKDFSERGLTLTIEGYYKRMDNIVNYKEGASFLLIEDPTRADRVRWEDNVTAGRGWSYGAEVLLQKKVGRFSGWIGYTWSRTEWQFADLNNGEPFFPRYDRRHDASLVGIYELSPRVTLAGTWVYGTGQALTLPQISYNAFEQGNPYLTNLGYNNNLPLINQLFGFPRQVDEYGPKNSFRAEAYHRFDVSVQFHKKKKRHERTWEFSAYNAYNRRNPFFYTLTSRPVDGPSNTSETVLQRYSVFPIVPSVSYNFKF; encoded by the coding sequence ATGAAAACACGCCTACTTGTCGCCTGGCTGGGTTGCCTTTGGGTATCCGGTGCTTACAGTCAGTCGAAATCAACACTCAACGTACCCACCGTCACGATCAGCGGCTACGTCCGCGAAGCGGGCTCGCAGGAAGCCCTTATCGGGGTTAATGTCTACCAGTCGAACGACCCAACCGACCGATCGCGGCCCGACCGATCGCGGCCCGACCGAACGCGGCCCGGAACGACAACCAACACCTACGGCTTTTATTCGTTGACCGTACCCGCGCAGGATAGCCTGCAACTGACCTATTCGATGGTGGGTTATGCGGTCGAGCAGCCGCGCATCGGTGCGCAGAAAAGCCAGACCGTCAACGTGTTTCTGGTTGCCGGTAAGCAATTGAGCGAAGTGGTCGTGCGCTCATCACGGGCCGATGAGAAAGTAAGCGAAACGGCGCAGATGAGCCAGATTGAGCTGCCCATCGCCCAGATCAAGAAAGTGCCCGCCCTGCTGGGGGAGAAAGACGTGCTCAAGGTGCTGCAACTGATGCCCGGGGTGCAGAAAGGCTCCGAGGGGCAGAGCGGGCTGTATGTGCGGGGGGGCGGTCCCGACCAGAACCTGATCGTGCTCGACGATGCGGTGGTGTACAACGCCAGCCATTTGTTTGGCTTCTTTTCGGTCTTCAACGGGGATGCCCTGAAGAGTGTGGAGCTGACCAAGGGCGGTTTTCCGGCGCGGTATGGGGGGCGGCTCTCCTCGGTCATCGATCTGAACATGAAAGATGGCAACAAGGAAAAGCTGCACGGTGAAGGTGGCATTGGGCTGATTGCCAGCCGACTGACGCTGGAAGGGCCGCTGACCAAAAAGAAATCGGGGCCGGGCTCTACTTCATTTCTGTTATCAGGTCGGCGAACGTACCTGGACGTAATTGCCGCGCCGCTTATCGCCGCCGAAAGCAACGGGCGCAATACCGCCGGCTATTATTTCTACGACCTCAACGCCAAAGTCAATACCGAGCTAGGCCCCAAAGACAAACTGTACCTGAGCGGCTACTTCGGGCGGGATAAATTCTACGCCATCGATAAGTCGAGTAACAGCAACAGCAAAAGCGACATCGGCCTGGGTTGGGGCAATGCCACCGGTACGCTGCGCTGGAATCACCTGTTCTCCGACAAAGTGTTCGGCAATGCGTCGTTCATCTACAGCAATTATGATTTCTCGATCAGTTCCGATGAAACCACCACGTCGCAACAGTCGGTCGATGAGTTTTCGCTCCGATACACCTCGGGTATTCGTGATCTGGGCGCGAAATATGATCTGGACATCTACCCCAATCCGCAGCATTCAATCCGGGTTGGTGTGCAGGCAACGGCGCATCAGTTTACGCCCAGTGCTATCGTCGTCAAGAATACGGATATAAAGGAAAACCGGCGCGATGTAGAAACAATCGATGTAACGGAGGCAGGGGTGTACGCCGAAGATACCTGGAAACCCACTGACGCCTGGCGCGTCAATGCAGGGCTGCGTCTGAGTGCGTTTGTTCATAAAGCGGTAACGTACCTACGACCCGAACCCCGCTTGTCGGTCGCTTACATTATCAAACCCGACCTGTCGGTGAAAGCCTCCTATGCGCTGATGAACCAGTATGTGCATCTGTTGAGCAACACGGGCATCGGGTTGCCGACCGACCTGTGGGTGCCCACCACGGACCGCATCCGACCGCAGCAATCGCAGCAGTGGGCGGTGGGGTTGGCCAAAGATTTCTCCGAACGGGGCCTCACACTGACCATTGAAGGCTATTACAAGCGGATGGACAACATCGTCAACTACAAGGAGGGCGCTAGCTTTCTGCTCATCGAAGATCCTACCCGCGCCGATCGAGTCCGTTGGGAAGACAACGTAACGGCGGGCCGGGGCTGGAGTTATGGGGCTGAAGTGCTGCTGCAAAAGAAAGTGGGGCGCTTCAGCGGTTGGATTGGCTACACCTGGTCGCGCACGGAATGGCAGTTTGCCGATCTGAATAACGGGGAGCCGTTTTTTCCCCGGTACGACCGCCGCCACGACGCCTCGCTGGTGGGTATTTACGAACTCAGCCCCCGAGTTACGCTGGCTGGCACCTGGGTCTATGGCACTGGTCAGGCGCTAACGTTACCGCAGATCAGTTACAACGCGTTTGAGCAGGGCAATCCTTATTTAACCAACCTTGGCTATAACAACAACCTGCCCCTGATCAACCAGTTGTTTGGGTTCCCCCGGCAGGTCGACGAGTATGGGCCGAAAAACAGTTTCCGCGCCGAAGCCTACCATCGGTTCGATGTAAGCGTCCAGTTTCACAAGAAAAAGAAGCGCCACGAACGTACCTGGGAATTCAGTGCCTACAATGCCTACAACCGACGAAATCCGTTTTTCTACACCCTGACCAGCCGTCCGGTTGACGGGCCGTCCAACACATCGGAGACTGTCTTGCAGCGATACTCGGTCTTCCCCATCGTGCCTTCCGTAAGCTATAATTTTAAATTCTGA
- a CDS encoding DUF4249 domain-containing protein codes for MKAIFLSGVGLFVMLLTLTGCDSLVQDVDSKNLPVVSRKLVVHSYISPQDTVLTVIVTEPRAVLGGQASQDYYGTPVTNATVELSDGTRPVRLVYSAYDRLYRATPQALPIRAGTTYTLTIAAPGYPTATSQCTVPAVVLPSQISADSVTETNFYDRLLYRARLDWQDPAGQTNYYRVSGVGLALVKVSYAPRPNAPLRDTSYVVSTSLGFASTTLLSDDNRDGGAFSSVRGTVWKGAFPYTPQTIDMRLDLNHIDVNYYRYQEALERQRSVGDNPFAEPVLIPSNIQNGLGCFGAYTKSSLTVKIK; via the coding sequence ATGAAAGCGATTTTCCTCTCTGGAGTCGGCCTGTTCGTAATGCTCCTGACGCTGACGGGCTGTGATAGCCTGGTGCAGGACGTCGACTCGAAAAACCTGCCGGTTGTAAGCCGTAAATTAGTGGTTCACAGCTATATATCACCTCAGGATACGGTTTTGACGGTCATCGTCACCGAACCGCGTGCTGTGTTGGGTGGTCAGGCGTCCCAGGATTATTATGGCACGCCAGTCACTAACGCTACCGTCGAGCTGTCGGATGGCACTCGCCCGGTGCGGCTTGTGTATAGTGCCTATGATCGGTTGTACCGGGCTACTCCACAGGCGCTGCCCATCCGGGCGGGGACTACCTACACACTAACTATTGCGGCGCCCGGATACCCAACGGCCACCTCGCAGTGTACGGTCCCGGCTGTTGTGCTGCCAAGCCAGATCAGTGCAGATTCAGTAACCGAAACGAACTTTTACGATCGGCTGCTCTATCGGGCCCGGCTCGACTGGCAAGACCCGGCCGGACAAACCAACTATTACCGTGTCTCGGGTGTAGGCCTGGCGCTTGTCAAAGTTAGCTATGCGCCTCGTCCCAACGCGCCCCTGCGTGACACCTCGTATGTGGTCAGCACCAGCCTGGGCTTTGCGTCGACAACGCTTTTGAGCGATGACAATCGGGATGGCGGTGCATTTAGTTCGGTCAGGGGGACGGTGTGGAAAGGGGCTTTCCCCTATACACCGCAGACCATCGATATGCGGCTCGACCTGAACCATATCGATGTGAACTATTACCGGTATCAGGAGGCGCTGGAACGGCAGCGGTCTGTAGGCGATAATCCATTTGCGGAGCCTGTGCTCATCCCATCGAACATTCAAAATGGACTCGGCTGTTTTGGGGCTTACACTAAGTCGTCGTTAACCGTCAAGATCAAGTAA
- a CDS encoding DapH/DapD/GlmU-related protein, translating into MSPDQSPTTIFQRLQAGEFLRKDDPEYDRFGEVVARTIRLCVEMNATATSVDQVRSQLSAIIGMEIAPTTVVFPPFHTNFGRHIRLGKNVFINHACSFLDIGGITIDDDVQIGPRVNLTSENHPLDPADRQTLIPRPIVIKRNAWIGAGATILPGVTIGENAVVAAGAVVSRDVPPNTVVAGIPAKVVKSL; encoded by the coding sequence ATGTCTCCCGATCAATCCCCAACGACCATTTTTCAACGACTACAGGCGGGTGAGTTCCTGCGCAAGGATGACCCAGAGTATGACCGGTTTGGCGAGGTCGTAGCGCGCACCATCCGCCTCTGTGTCGAAATGAACGCCACGGCCACCAGCGTCGATCAGGTACGTTCCCAACTCAGCGCCATCATCGGGATGGAGATCGCCCCGACGACCGTCGTTTTTCCGCCGTTTCATACCAACTTCGGACGGCATATCCGGCTCGGCAAGAACGTGTTTATCAACCACGCCTGCTCGTTTCTGGACATTGGTGGCATCACTATCGACGACGACGTTCAGATTGGTCCACGTGTCAACCTCACTTCCGAGAATCACCCACTAGACCCGGCCGACCGGCAAACCCTGATTCCCCGGCCCATTGTAATCAAACGCAACGCCTGGATTGGGGCTGGAGCCACCATTTTGCCGGGCGTTACCATCGGCGAGAACGCGGTGGTCGCCGCTGGGGCGGTAGTGAGCCGCGACGTTCCCCCAAACACGGTGGTAGCCGGTATTCCCGCCAAAGTGGTCAAATCGCTTTGA
- a CDS encoding xanthine dehydrogenase family protein molybdopterin-binding subunit: MEKQLTNPPIDRVDGRMKVTGAAQYFADFELPNMAYCVLVGSEIGRGTITNLDTKKAQGAPGVLGVFTHQNMPPIPGWDAPVGGEADGPAPKPKTEETYRILSSPKILFDGQPIALVVADSFERATYAASLVKATYAKQTARTEVEKHLADGIAPGRPGSSDYLRGKADGYQSAPVTLEANYTIPIEVHNPMELHGILAHWTGTDTLMLYAKTQGVNATQQAMAQAFKIDPKKVHVHTEFMGGGFGMGLRTWPQETAVVAVARKIGRPLKLVVTRSQMFTLVGHRPYTVQTINMGADTNGKLIGIAHAATAETASYEDFTEATVNMTKFMYDCPNVSTRYRIVRLDRSVPIWMRGPGEATGAFALESAMDEMAHKLNLDPIEFRLRNYTETDPEHNRPYSSKHLREAYQRGAEAIGWNKRTNEPGSQRDGDWLIGYGMSTGTFNAFRWEASARALLKADGSLTIQSAVTDIGPGTGTALTMIAHNVLGVPLNQIKVEYGDTSLPKAPTQGGSAIVSAVGSAVFDACTTIKKQLIELATKAGGPLAGRQDDELAIADGMLSVEKEPRRKVALSDLLRANNLTVIDKSADSKGGPELGKYSMYSFSVHFVQVRVNPLTGVVRVAKAVSVADSGRIVSPKTAASQMIGGVAGGIGMALTEEALIDHRFGRFVNNNLGDYHVAVHADVPAIETIMIDKPDPIINPMGAKGMGEIALIGFAGAVANAVFNATGQRVRDLPITPDKVMQKLA, translated from the coding sequence ATGGAAAAGCAATTGACCAACCCACCCATTGATCGGGTTGACGGACGGATGAAGGTAACGGGCGCGGCTCAGTACTTCGCCGATTTTGAACTGCCCAACATGGCTTATTGCGTGCTGGTTGGCAGTGAGATTGGCCGGGGCACGATTACGAACCTGGATACTAAAAAAGCGCAGGGAGCACCAGGGGTACTCGGCGTATTTACGCACCAGAACATGCCCCCGATTCCGGGTTGGGACGCCCCCGTAGGTGGCGAAGCCGACGGACCGGCCCCCAAGCCAAAAACCGAGGAGACGTACCGGATTCTGAGCAGCCCCAAAATCCTGTTCGACGGGCAACCCATTGCGTTGGTCGTAGCCGACAGTTTCGAGCGGGCTACCTACGCGGCCTCGCTGGTGAAGGCAACGTATGCCAAACAAACCGCCCGGACCGAGGTGGAAAAACACCTGGCCGATGGCATTGCTCCCGGCAGACCCGGCTCAAGCGACTACCTGCGGGGTAAGGCCGATGGCTATCAGTCGGCGCCCGTTACGCTGGAAGCCAACTATACCATCCCCATCGAGGTGCACAACCCGATGGAACTGCACGGGATTCTGGCGCACTGGACGGGCACTGATACGCTGATGTTATACGCCAAAACGCAGGGTGTCAACGCGACGCAGCAGGCGATGGCACAGGCGTTCAAAATCGACCCGAAGAAGGTGCACGTGCATACCGAATTCATGGGCGGTGGCTTTGGCATGGGCCTACGTACCTGGCCGCAGGAAACGGCGGTGGTGGCGGTGGCCCGGAAGATCGGCCGGCCGCTGAAACTGGTGGTGACGCGTTCGCAGATGTTTACGCTGGTGGGCCACCGCCCCTACACGGTGCAGACCATCAACATGGGCGCCGACACCAACGGCAAGCTGATTGGCATTGCGCACGCGGCTACGGCCGAAACGGCGAGCTACGAAGATTTTACGGAAGCGACCGTCAACATGACCAAGTTCATGTACGACTGCCCGAACGTCAGCACGCGCTACCGCATCGTGCGGCTCGACCGGAGCGTGCCCATCTGGATGCGCGGACCCGGTGAGGCCACGGGTGCTTTTGCGCTCGAATCGGCGATGGACGAAATGGCGCACAAGCTGAACCTCGACCCCATCGAGTTCCGCCTGCGCAACTACACTGAAACCGACCCCGAGCATAACCGGCCTTATTCGAGCAAACACCTGCGGGAAGCCTATCAGCGCGGCGCCGAGGCCATTGGCTGGAACAAACGCACCAACGAGCCGGGCAGCCAACGCGACGGCGACTGGCTCATCGGCTACGGCATGAGCACAGGTACGTTCAACGCCTTCCGCTGGGAGGCGTCGGCCCGCGCTTTACTGAAAGCCGATGGCTCCCTGACGATCCAAAGCGCCGTGACCGACATCGGGCCGGGCACCGGCACGGCGCTGACGATGATTGCGCACAACGTACTGGGCGTACCACTCAACCAGATCAAGGTCGAATACGGCGATACGTCGCTGCCGAAAGCCCCCACGCAGGGCGGCTCGGCCATTGTATCGGCGGTGGGGTCGGCTGTGTTCGACGCCTGCACGACGATCAAAAAACAACTGATCGAGTTGGCGACTAAAGCTGGGGGGCCACTGGCGGGGCGGCAGGACGATGAACTAGCCATCGCGGACGGTATGCTGTCGGTGGAAAAGGAGCCCCGCAGAAAAGTGGCCCTGAGCGACTTGCTGCGCGCTAATAACCTGACGGTGATCGACAAGAGCGCCGACTCGAAAGGCGGGCCTGAACTGGGCAAGTATTCGATGTACTCGTTTTCGGTGCATTTCGTGCAGGTACGTGTCAACCCGCTGACGGGGGTGGTGCGCGTAGCCAAAGCCGTGAGCGTGGCCGATTCAGGCCGGATTGTGAGTCCCAAGACGGCGGCGAGCCAGATGATTGGTGGCGTAGCGGGTGGTATCGGCATGGCGCTGACGGAAGAGGCCCTCATCGACCACCGGTTTGGGCGATTCGTGAACAACAACCTCGGCGATTACCACGTGGCTGTTCACGCCGACGTACCAGCCATCGAAACGATCATGATCGACAAACCCGACCCGATCATTAACCCGATGGGCGCTAAAGGTATGGGCGAAATTGCCCTGATCGGCTTCGCCGGTGCGGTAGCCAACGCGGTCTTTAACGCTACCGGGCAGCGGGTACGTGATCTACCCATTACGCCGGATAAGGTTATGCAGAAACTAGCCTAG